The genomic window AATCTGGGTGCCTTTCTGCactccaggagtaacactgctgtgcctttcCGGAAAATACTGGGAGAATGGGATATCCCCCCCTTTGCCCTCATTCATGACGAATGGAAGTGATCTGGATCTGGGACAGAGCTGAACCGTGATTCAACACTGAGCAAAGTGCGTGACGattattcatcagcagtccacgcttctcAGTCGCAgccacagtccaaacgcagccGTTCGACAGCAGCTTATCCGTGGTATGGAAATTTCCTACTCcagttgctgctagtctccgagAAATGGTGCATGATAACCCAGAATTACATGTTTTCAGATGGGAGAGGTGATAAGCAGAACCATGAGAACGAGTGTGCTTGCCATCACGTTACCATGCAGTTCAAGCCTGGACATGATCCACTTCCAAATGCTCCAAAAATCTCAATACTGCGTGATTCGACAAGTAGGCCAAAACATACCCCCTTAGATTAGTGTGTCTAATTTAATTCCTCAATAATTACCTGATTTCCAGTTTCTAAGGACATTATTAATGTAAATGTAAGAAAGACTACCACCAAATAGCTGCTCATATATGGCTTCAGGCTTTGAAAGCAAAGTCCCTCTTGAAGAAACTGAGTGGAAAGAGTAATTTCCAAGTGGATCACGAAATGCGACGTCTGTGAGTAATGGTCTGTGGAGTTGTAATGCATACTTAGTGTTTGTGTAGGTTTGAAATTATACTGGGAGGTCTCCCCAAACAAAGTCATCAGGACCTGGCTGGATTTTGTATGCATATTCCTTTGGacacaataaaaatgagaaatgATACGAGACTCCAACAGCAGCAGTGCAGCCACAGACACAGGCACTGGCGCCTCTGAGGACATTTAACATATCGTCTCTATTCACTTTAGACCACACAATTTCAAGTGTGAGATTGCCTCAGTAACATGTTAGTTAGTGAAAGAAGGATACGTCGAATGTTAGTAGTCAGAGAAATCGTAACCGAAAGATTCGAACTAGAATGGAATAATTCTAAAGATAGATCAAGTGAGAAAAAGCTGTTTGTCATACCGTTGCTGATCTTGAGAGCGGTGGAGTCTGTCGGGTCGAGCCACCAGATGGGCCGGTTGACCGGAGTGCCGTCCTCCACTGCCTGCTTCATCAGCTCGACGATCCTCGGACCGTACTGAGCGCGCAAAGCCGTCAGGTTGCGTGCGAGCTCCACCGTCTGTAAAAGTAGTCACAAGTCACAGACGTGAGCCGCCCTGCTGAAACTGAACTCATACAAGTTTTCAGTACAGCATACCTTACAGTGTTACTATATATAGAATGGCTTAATCTGTCGATTCTGTGTACGTCACGCATTGTATCAACGCTGCGAAGCGATGTTTACTTTAGAAGTAGCTTTTACAGACACACGAGCACGGGACGCATCTCGTTGTCGTAGTCCCAGGGCACGGTGCGGAAGTGGACGGCGGGCATGAAGGCGCTGGCCTCCAGCCAGCGGATGTACAGCTCGCGAGTGGCGATGACGCCCGTCTTGGCGCTGCCGCCCACCCTCTCCGGCGTCACGAAGGGGTAGCCCTGCAGGCTCATCTCCAGCAGCTTGGGCAGCAGCGTCTTCAGGCCGTTCTGCGTGCTCCACGACGTGTCCACCGCGTCCATGTGGAAGAAGTTGGGCAGGCGCTGGCTCTCGACGCCGGACCGCAGCCTCGCCATGGGCCCGAACTGGGCCACTGCCTTGGCGTACGCGTCGGTGTAGACCACGGGCGTCCTCTCGAGCGGTGTGAGCTGTGGCGGCTGCGGCAGGTAGCTGGTCTCGCCGAAGTCGAACATGAAGGAGTCCACGCCCGTCTCGTTGCGGAGCGCCTGCAAGAGATTACAAAAATAATTCCGTACCTGTGAGGCAAAGTAAGTGACGTATCCTGACTTAGAAAGCCTATGTGATTCTGCGGTGGTACGCAGCTGTGAAGTATCAAGGCTATTCTATCGATAATGATGCACAGGTTGTGTGGGAAAAGAAAACAGTTGAGTtctcactgaaaataaaaacaggATCCACATTCTGGATTAGTCTCACATCTGGATATCTCGAGGAATACCGCCAGggaagaatggaagatcaagaacgaagtgctcggattgaaacggATGTAAGACGTGGATACAGTTTTTTACTCCTTGTGTTGAAACTATTTATTGAACAAGCAAGTATAACACTACTAGGACTTTGCGTgagcgcaatgtttacgtagcttgcgtaatcaaataccaagtttggtttattacttattatgtcccaacagaacaagtaatcctgtcaaagaaaagccacgtataacactacactctgctactattacaccataaccccaaagtaggagtcagtttacaaaacagaattattttgttatagtaattatggtataacgcaatcagaacagtgttaccctctgagaggaattttgttctttgaccatgttgtacctaacggaagtggcttatcggaaatgaaagtcagaattacgtaactaattaaacagtgacaaacgaagaaattgccttcctgcacaatTAAACTGATAAtagtaaaacggccgccagcctaactaggcaaaagaatgatcaacatcctcattgaagaaaatagtaattaataattttaacagataaacacaacctatacttgaccacaagcgagtgcaattaactctgatacatacatatacatatgataaggttgaaaccaacaattagagcagcagaaacaatttgcaaaattataacagctaccgaaacacactattactttacacaaagtgacttgtctttataacgttattattaatatgcacttctaatacacgagagagagagagagtacacctgaatatataatttcctactattgcagttttccacttttactgcagtgagacacaaaattaacatatatgcaagacactgactcaccttctgcgatttgcaataataagcagtaatgtaatcatttactaagcaaaaaacattataagcctcagtcttaagaacttttacttgaagttggcaacaacacattaataagcagtttttactaggaaaattatttttcagttcaagaggctttaattaacaaaatcactctaggctccaatgtactttcagtaaggacactcggtaatcagtatagtccaaacggtgaggatcctaagaggttatgatgaggagaaaagtcaaggtagatacacaaattcagatataaattaccttatatttcagcacattagcacatcctttaagctgatccttcaccgtacatcataatgtcactatgatgcaacgattgcgcaatgtggtggcaactgcatgcaggtaggtggaattgcaggccgatttcttgatggcgatgatagggacaaattccagaatatttccaactattcgagcccttggagagaagcatgaaaatcctctctcggaaatcagcacaatatgcgtctttcccatggaatagcacggactcgtaactcgtgtccgtctggtggctcgtctccgacggctttcCGTCTgctggctcgtctccgactgcttCCGTCTTCCTtactccgtctccgtgtgctttccgactgactcaCTTCGTCTGtctccggtggctaccagtcccacctttttccgcaaggccaaacacaatttgcgcattctgatgcaataccgttcccgtggggaaccactacaccttatgatgcaataattgctaagattcctaagtgaggatcagcagtttacataacaacaaacaaacgcattggataacacagaacatttgcacatattaacaaataaagaaatatacagttatgtgttacccattcaatcacacacatttacagaagtaacattaaataaataaaagcaaaataaatcagtagatcattagagctatggtgttacacaaggacggaaaaaaaaataaatttcaagagtggaattaaaattcttgtTGTTTCAAAAGGCGAAAACCTGGTCTCTGCAGCCACATCTCCTCTCTTCAGCACTCCTCTTCCAATGCATGTGTGAAGAACATTTACATTTGATATACACAGTCGTCCCCTCATTTTCTTCCTTAATGATTTTCctcgaaaatattttgtaaaaaagtgTCATGTCTAATTAAGTAAGTGTTCTTGAGTTTTGGTTTGTGTTGGTCTAGTACTTTTTGGAGTCTTTTCTTCTTTCCTGTTTCTTGTAGGACGACCTCATTCGTTATTCGAttagaattcagggtgaaagaacgtCAGTAATGAGAGTTGCAGATGAGTTCGTTATTCTGAGTGACATTCAGAGGGAACTGTAGGAACTGTTGGCTGGAATAAACAGTTTAACGAGTACTAAGTGTATATTGAGAGTCAACCGAAGAGagatggaagtaatgagaagtagcagaagagaGATTACCGAAAAACCGAACATTGAAATTTCCGaccacaaagaagacgaagtaaagggATACAACCACCTTCTAAATGGACTGAGGAAAGAGGTCATGACAGAAAGCAGACCGCTGTAGGGAAATTGGGCACTCCTGAGCAAAAGTATTGTACTCTTATCAAACAGAGCCTCAATTTCGGGAAAAGTACCTTGAGAGTGTACGTTtagtgcacagcattgtatggcagtgaatcagtTAGTATGTGAAAAACTGGAGAAGGACAGAATCGGACGGTCTGTGATGTGGTGCTCCAGAGTCAGCGaataaagaaacatatggaaaagtaTGACAGCAAGAAGGAAAAGGAGCAGGATGGTAGGACAGGTGTGTATAAACGACTCGTGTACATTTTATTATATGTGCTATTACTTTCCTGATGTATTAACCAATTCCATGATCaaagagatttgctcctcaatttaacGCCATGGATGTAGACAtgtaaagtaaagaacagaaataaaatgaGCAACTTACGTGACACTAGTGGGAATTGTAGAGGAAAACAATGTAGGCGAAGACAGAGACTGGTCGACACACAATAAATAACATATGACGTATGGTCGAAGAGTTGGTTTGCCAACTGGCACAGCGGAGATGTTCGCAGTCGGCTGCATTAAACGTTTCAGAAGACtgacgtttaaaaaaaattatcatctATTTCCATAAGGCATATGTATCTTTTATCAGAACACATACAAGGAATCTTTAAGTACCCATATATAGCATTTATTCTGAGTATACCACGTACGTCACTCACTGAGTGCTGTAAACGAAACACCTCGTCATTTGATAGTATGCAGTTCGAATGACGAAAAGCAAAAGCATAAGCTAATCCGAAAATTGAAGTACACTTATGGACAAACAGCAGCAGTGAGTTTCAAAGTTACATTGAATATGAGGCTCCCTGATGATTTCTTCTATGGCATTCGCTGCATTCAGTTATATTGACAAATATGTGTGTATGGAttcattttaaatttaatgaaccaaTAGCAAATGTTCCTAACTAAGTAAATAAAAAGCTTACTAGCCTACTCTCGATTCATAAATGACCAGACCTTTCTCCTTTTACTTCACCCTCTTGTCTGCTTAAGGTTATGGATTGGTGAGCTACAGGTCAAATTACTGCATCCCTGCTCTCTGTGTTAAATGTTAAATATTCCAATTGCTCGTCATATGAACTATCTCTATGGGCTGCCTAGACACATGAATAGGATATAGTCTTAATAGCCATCCGTTTGTAAGCTGTATTTATTGCACAATGTATCTCTAAAATCCTTTGAATTACCAAAAGTGAGTATTTTCTTTTATCAGAATTAAAGACCATAAGAATTTCTCCAAGCGATTGGTCCTACAATAGTTACATAGAGTCGTACTTTGTAACTGATTTCGATGCCATAGACACTAGAATTTGTAGCGAATGTACTCACCGCAACTCGATCAGTCCACCAAGCTACCGCATCAGGATTGGTGAAGTCGATAATGCCAACCCATCCACCCTACCAGTGAGTAGAGATGCTGCCATTGCTATTGCGCACAAAGTAACCTTTGGACTGTGCCTCAGAGAAGAAGGGTTCGCAGTCACTGTTTATAAATGGGTGTATCCACAACGCGACGGGGACTCCCAGTGCGTGGAGGTCGTCCACGAGCGCCTTCATGTCGGGGAACTTGGTGGTGTCCGGGGTGAAGCTTCCGTGGCAGCTCTCCCAGAAGTTGGCTATTTCGAGAAGGCTGTAGCCGAACCCGTGCTCGATTATGCCTGCGGCGCGCTCTCTCACGTTCTGTTCAGGTGGCCCCACTTCCCAGAAAGGCTGAACACCAAAGTATTCGTCTGGAATCGCCGTAGGTTTGCCCAGGTACTTCTGGATACCGACCAAGTGCGCCTCCTTCGCATCACCATATGTACACAGCTCGTATTCCAGCACGTTGTCGCTTCGGTCCTCTGGGTAGAGAGACGCGTTCTCGGCACTGAAGCACAGTTTATTACTCGTCTGATTGCTGCTTTGGTCGACGAAGAGAGGAACGTTCGTGTGAACATGGACGAGTCTTCCGTCGGAGAAAACCCAGTAACGTGTAGCGATGGTGGCGTGGTCCGTATGTTCGGCGACGTATGCGTAGTGCTTGTACACGTTGTCCTCGATGGGCCAGGTGCGGTAAGTCGATTCGACACCACCGTAGATGTGGCTCCTCAGGTGCCGCTGACACATTGTGATTATCTCACTCGGATTGTCTTTGGTGTGCCGGATCCAGAGACATTCGCCCGACCTGTCTTGGTGCCGGACGAGAACTCTGGAGGCGCCAAAGTCGAAGGACTCCTCTTTCCCACGAGTCTCGTGGCGTGGAACTGCAGACCGCTGGTTGCTGGAAGCTTCGATGTATCCCACCTCTACCTCGTCTCCACCTGCTACATGCAAGAAGATAGTTGCTGTGAGTTAATGTACAACAGTCAGTAATACATAAAACaactataataaaataataaaaaacactgGGAAACAATTTTTTAATTATGTAAAAGAATATATAGAACATACATAGTCTTCAATATTTAAACATGGGAAACATGTAGCTTTCTACAACACAGAAATCTACTTTCATCTTACTTGTAACAGGTACATGGGTCGACTGCAGTGACCTTGGCTGCCTTTTCTTTATACCACTGTGTCTTAGTGTACGACCAGCCATTTCCGCTCTCAAACAAGGAGTGTGTAATTACTATTTTGACTAGCCTGTATATGTATCCCTGTGCTTTCTTATCGGCAGTGGTACTCACTAATGAACAGTATGATAGGACCTAACGTAAGTAATTGCACAGACACTGTGTGGAATTATTATTTTGCATGTCTTGAGTAATGTGCAGGGCCAACGAGCTAATTCAAAATGGACGACGATCGAAGTAACTTCGCGAGAGGAAATGTCTGCTTGTGCAAGGTGTTAACAGTTCTCACGGTCGTCGACCTACATTCAGGAGCCGCTAAATACCTTACATAAATAGAGATACTTTTGAAAAACGTCCTCTGTATAAAAGAAGTTAAAGGTTGTTTTAAGATCCAGTCGATGTTCCATGTCTCAGTTCCAAGGTTCAACGTTAACCTTGACAAAGATTGTAACTTATAAGAGGACATGAATCTGAATAGTCTATATATGGGTTATGAATTCAAATTGCACTTCTTATGTTAGTTATATTCTTTCTATTAGCAGCAGTAGCCCTGTTGTTGGAGAACAAGTTCAGTaagttctgttttctttcttgggtactggtgtgacctgtgctacttttcagTCCTTACGTAGGAATTTTTCGCTGAACGACTGGGTGTAtattactgcatcagcatactccgaaagtagtgtaattggtttacaatcTGGATAGGAAAACTTCCCTAATTGACTTCACTACCCCGAGAGGATCTAGTTCGGAATTCTTTATGTTGGCGCCTTCTCTCGATTCTGATTATTGAACCCTCTTTGGTGAATGAATTCACTCTCGTTTAGTGGCGTTGACATCGATAATATTATCATTGAAATCGTGCCCTGAGAGTGTTGATTGGTTTTTACCACTGGCACAATTTACACCCGAGCAGAACCTTACATACCATGGAAGGAATGAAGACTATGTCTTAGGAGGTCGTCAAGCGAATTATCATGTGCTTTTTAAATACATATGTTTTAAAGAACGGCATCGTAT from Schistocerca nitens isolate TAMUIC-IGC-003100 chromosome 5, iqSchNite1.1, whole genome shotgun sequence includes these protein-coding regions:
- the LOC126260286 gene encoding myogenesis-regulating glycosidase-like → MAGLSTRYDQISGRILLLSDRGECGPRALCAGAVQSGQPAGSALLQAATVSTQHLHLTLSTIFLHVAGGDEVEVGYIEASSNQRSAVPRHETRGKEESFDFGASRVLVRHQDRSGECLWIRHTKDNPSEIITMCQRHLRSHIYGGVESTYRTWPIEDNVYKHYAYVAEHTDHATIATRYWVFSDGRLVHVHTNVPLFVDQSSNQTSNKLCFSAENASLYPEDRSDNVLEYELCTYGDAKEAHLVGIQKYLGKPTAIPDEYFGVQPFWEVGPPEQNVRERAAGIIEHGFGYSLLEIANFWESCHGSFTPDTTKFPDMKALVDDLHALGVPGGWVGIIDFTNPDAVAWWTDRVAALRNETGVDSFMFDFGETSYLPQPPQLTPLERTPVVYTDAYAKAVAQFGPMARLRSGVESQRLPNFFHMDAVDTSWSTQNGLKTLLPKLLEMSLQGYPFVTPERVGGSAKTGVIATRELYIRWLEASAFMPAVHFRTVPWDYDNEMRPVLTVELARNLTALRAQYGPRIVELMKQAVEDGTPVNRPIWWLDPTDSTALKISNEYLLGDDLLVAPVTYRTASRRDIYLPKGYWRDEVDPEHPTIRGPTWLYAYPAPLNTLPYFTRVSS